Genomic DNA from Paracoccus sp. MBLB3053:
GGTAGGGACTCTCTCGTAAGAGCAACTGCAGGGCGGACTTCGGTCCGCCCATTTTTATTCCGGGTTTGCATGCCGCAAACCGCCCCCATCCGGCCGTCGCACATCTTTGGGGAAAATATCTGGTGACCCCGACAGGACTTGAACCTGTAACCTGCCCCTTAGGAGGGGGCTGCTCTATCCAGTTGAGCCACGGGGCCGCCGGTGATCCTTTTGCCCAAAGCCTCGGGGACTTGCAAGCTTGCCGCTGAATGGCAGACGCGATAACGGTAACAAGATTGCGGCCTGGAACTCTCATGAACACGAAAAGACCCCGTCGTCCTCTCACCTTGCGTGACGTGTCGGAAGCATCCGGCGTTTCGGAAATGACGGTCAGCCGCGTGCTGCGCAACCGGGGCGATGTCTCGGCCGCGACCCGCGAAAAGGTGCTGACCGCCGCGCGGACGCTGGGATATGTTCCCAACAAGATCGCCGGCGGCCTGGCCAGCCAGCGCGTGAACCTTGTCGCGGTCGTCATCCCTTCGCTGTCGAACATGGTCTTTCCCGACGTGCTTGGCGGCATTTCGGCCGAGCTTGACGACACCGGCCTGCAGCCCGTGATCGGCGTCACGCATTACAGCCCCTCACGCGAGGATGCGGTGCTTTACGACATGCTGTCATGGCGGCCCTCGGGCGTCATCCTGGCCGGGCTCGAGCACAGCAAGGTCGCTCGCGCCATGCTTGACAATGCCGGGCTGCCGGTGGTCGAGATCATGGATATCGACGGCGATCCGATCGACACGGCGGTCGGCATATCGCATCGGCGCGCCGGGGCCGACATGGCTGCCGAGATCCTGAAGGCGGGTTATCGCCGCATCGGATTCATCGGCACGCACATGCCCGAAGACCACCGCGCAAGAAAGCGCCTTGCCGGCTTCGAGGACCACCTAGCGGAAGCGGGCCTTTCGCTCTCGGCGCGGGAATATTACCAGGGCGGATCATCGCTGCAGAAGGGTCGCGAGCTGACCGAGCGGATCCTGACACGCGAACCCGAGCTGGATTTCCTGTATTTCTCGAATGACATGATCGGGGCGGGCGGACTGCTTTGGTGCCTCGAGCAGGGCTATGACATCCCCGGCAAGCTGGGTCTTGCAGGTTTCAACGCCGTCGACCTGCTGGATGGTCTGCCGATGCGCCTTGCCACCACGGATGCCCGCCGGATCGAGATCGGCCGCCGCGCTGCCCGAATCGTTGCGGGAAAGGAAGCGGCACCCGAAAACGGCATCGTCGCCCTTACCCCGACCTTCAGATCCGGCGACACCATCCGCAAGCTGTGAAACGGATAAGGGCGCGCCTCGCGGCACGCCCGAGTGCTGATGAGCAACCGCAACGACGCTCAGTCGAAATCGGGATAGAAAAGGCCTCCGGGCGAAAGCGTGAAAATCTCGCAGCCATCGGCCGTCACGCCGATCGAATGTTCGAACTGGGCCGAAAGCGATTTGTCGCGCGTAACTGCGGTCCAGTCATCGGCCAGGATCTTGGTCTCGGGACGACCGAGGTTCACCATTGGCTCGATAGTGAAGAACATGCCCTCTTCCAGAACCGGGCCTTTGCCCGGACGCCCGAAATGCAGCACGTTCGGCGGCGCGTGGAACACCCGGCCCAGCCCGTGGCCGCAGAAATCGCGCACCACCGACATGCGATTCGCCTCGACATAGCTCTGGATGGCGTGGCCGATATCGCCGAAAGTGGCGCCGGGCCGAACCGCTTCGATGCCCTTCATCAGGCTGTCATGGGTAACCTGGATCAGCCGCTTTGATTTCACGCTGGGCCTGCCCGCGACATACATGCGCGAGCTGTCGCCAAACCATCCATCCTGAATCACCGTCACGTCGATGTTCAGGATGTCGCCTTCCGACAGCAGCTTCTCGCCGGGAATGCCGTGGCAGACGACATGGTTCACGCTGATGCAGCTTGCGTGCTGATAGCCGCGATAGCCGATGGTGGCGCTTGTGCAGCCAAGCTCCTCGACCCGGTTGCGGATGAAATCATCCAGCGCCCCCGTCGTGGCACCGGGTTGGACAAGCGGCCCCACCTCGTCCAGGATCTGCGCCGCCAGTCGTCCGGCCGCGCGCATGCCCTCGAAGTCCTGAGGCTCATGGATACGGATACCCTCGCGGGTCTGGCGTGCGTCGTTCATCTTGTCCTCATGCTTGCTTGATCAACAGATAGTCCCGTGCGGCCACTTGTTCCAGTCCCGCAGCCGGACCTATAGATTGATCCGAGAAAATGAACGCCGCAGGAGCGTCCCATGCATTCCGACAATCCCACCGCCGCCATTCTCGTCATTGGCGACGAGATACTTTCCGGCCGCACGCGCGAGGGCAATGCCCATCACCTTGCGGGCGTGCTCTCCGCGACCGGATTCGATCTGCGCGAAATCCGCGTCGTGTCCGACGACAATGCGCAGATCGTGGCGGCGATCCGCGCCTTGGACAAAAGCCTGGGTGGCGCCTACGACCTGCTGTTCACCTCGGGCGGGATCGGACCGACCCATGACGACATCACCGCCGATGCCGTGGCCGAGGCACATGGAACGACGGTCGAAATCCACCCCGAGGCGCGCGCCATTCTTCAGGCCCGCTGCGAGCGGATGGGAACCGAACTGACCGAGAATCGCCTGCGCATGGCGCGTGTCCCGGTTGGCGCCAAGTTGATCGACAATGCCGTCTCGGGGGCACCCGGTTTCTCGATCGGCAATACCCATGTCATGGCGGGCGTGCCCGAGGTGTTTCGCGGCATGGTCGCCTGGCTAGTTCCGCAGCTTCCCGGTGGGCGGCCGGTCAAGTCGGACACGATCGAGGTGCGTCGCGGCGAAAGCGACGTGGCCGAAGAACTCAAGGCCGTGGCCGAGGATTTCCCGGATCTGTCGCTGGGCTCCTATCCGTTCCAGGACCCGACGGGCTGGGGCACCAACCTTGTTGTCCGCGGACTCGACATGGTTCGGGTGACCGAGGCGATGGCCGCGCTGAAGCAGAGGCTCGATCTTTGATCCCTTCTGACGTCGCGCTTTCCTTCGCCTTCGAGGCGACCTGGCCGGCGGCGGAAACCGTTGACACGGGCGCCCTTCGAAGCGGGCGCGGCCTGGGTGCCGGAGGGCGCGTCAGTTCGAGCATCGCCTTGCGCCCCGACTGGGACGAAGCCCAGATCGGGGCGGCCGAGGATGTCCATCGACGCTGGGGACAGCGCCCGATGTTCCGGCTGCCCGACTGCGACGAGGACCTGCGCGGGGCCCTGATGCGGCGTGGTTATCAGCGCGAAACGCCGACCGCGATCCTGGCGGCCGAATGCGCTGCGCTGGTCGCCGACCTTCCCGAGATGACGGCGATCGCCGTCTGGCCGCCACTTGCGATCCAGCGCGACCTTTGGGCTGCCGGCAATATCGGCCCGGCACGCCAGGCCGTCATGGATCGCGTGCCCGGCCCCAGGACCTCGATCATCGGCCGCATCGACGATCGCGCCGCGGGAGCGGCTTTCGTGGCGCTTGCAGGCTCGGTCGCGATGATCCACGGGATCGAGGTTGCGTCGCAATTCCGACGCCGCGGGCTCGCGGGCTGGATGATCCGCAAGGCCGCCCGATGGGCGCAGGAAAACGGCGCCACCCGCCTGGGACTGGCGGTCAGCCGCAGCAATGCCGGTGCACGTGCGGTCTATGACCGTTTGGGCTTTCACGAATTGGGCAGCTACGCCTATTGGGCGCGGGACTAGACGCTCAGCCTGTCGCGAGCCTGCGGAGTTCCTTCTTGAGAAGCTCCAATTCGCTCCGCATCAGATGAAGCTCGGCCCGCAGATCCTCGTCCACCAGCGTTCCCGCCGCAAGGTTGAGGCTTGCCAGGTGCACGGCGCCCGGTTGCAGGGCTTCTCCATCCTTGCCGGCATCTTCGATAAGCAGGAAGCTCTGGACACCGTCCGAGAGCTTCTCGGGCGGGATGGCTACGGCGACGCGCCACGTGCCGCGATCCCCTCGGGTCACCCGCGCGTCCCCTACACGCGCACCGGAATGAACCAGCACAAGGCGCGTCGGCGCGGCTTCGCGGGTCAGAACTCCCTGCCAGATCCCGCTTTTCAGTCCCAGGGATTCGAAGTCAGACATCACGGCCTTCCTAGAATTCGGCCCGCAGGTGGCGGGAAATAAACAGTTCGCGGATCTCGACCGCATTCATGGCAGGTGAATCGAAGATCAGGTCGAGCCAGATCTTTTCCAGCCGTTTCTCGTTCATCTCGGTATAGGCAAGGTCGAACTCGATGACCTGCTGGCTGGCAAGACCGGGTTCGATCGTCCCGAACTCCTTCACCAATTCATCGGTATTCGGTCCATGCCCGATATTCAGCCGCGAGTAGATTTTCATCGGCCGCTCGATCAGGGCCGATACTTCAAGGCGCAGGATGTGGTTCCGCGTCAGCCCGTCCAGTGCCTCGGTCGGAAGGTCGATCGAAACCGAAAGGAAGTTCCCCGCAAAGCTGAAGACCTCGAGCCGCATGCAATAGGGTGACAGATCCGTGGCGCGGGGGCTGGGAAGTTGTTCAAGAACCATGCTCGGTTCGGGGCAATCGTGCCAAAGCGCGGCGCGATCCCCCAACCGGGTGCCCGGAGCGGGCGCGGCGATCCCGCGCGGAGAGATCTGGCCAGCCATGAAGCCCGGTCGCCAGCGCCAATCGGTGCCGCCCGGCAAATGCAGCGCATCAAGCGCCACGCGCGACACCGCCGCCTTGCGATCGCCGCGCATGAAGAACCTGTTCAGGCTCGCGCGCAGCAGATGGGCCTCCTGCGTCAGCCTGCGAATCCGTGGCGGAGCCATGAACTCGACTTCTTCGGCGATTTCAGCCCATTGGCGAAGTGCCCTTTGCCTGGTCTTACGATCGAGCCATTTGCTGGGTCGGACCGCCATCATGCTGCCCCGTTCTTATTGATCCATATAAACATGCGTTTCCTCGGCGGCTCCGGGATGGGTGACGGCGCCAAAACGCGCCTTGCCGACGAGTTTCGAATATTTCCACAATGCCCCCGAGGCATAATCCGTCATGCGCGGTCCCGTCCAGTCGGCACGGCGACGGGCAAGCTCATCTTCGGGAAGCGCCACGGAAATTTCGCCTTTCGGGGCATCGATGGTGATCATATCGCCATCACGCAGAAAGGCGATCGGGCCGCCATGCGCCGCTTCGGGTCCGACATGTCCGACGCAGAACCCACGCGTCGCGCCCGAAAAGCGCCCATCGGTGATCAGCGCAACCTTCTTGCCCATGCCCTGCCCCGACAGCGCCGCTGTGGTGGCCAGCATCTCGCGCATCCCGGGACCGCCCGCCGGGCCTTCGTTGCGAATGACGATGACATCCCCCTCGCGGTAGTCGCGACGGGTCACGGCTGCGAAGGCGTCCTCTTCGCATTCGAAAACCCGCGCCGGGCCGGTGAACACCTGCGCTTCGGGCGGCATGCCCGCGACCTTCACAATGGCGCCGTCAGGCGCGAGGTTGCCCTTCAGCCCCACCACGCCGCCGGTCTTCGAAAGCGGGTTCGCGACGGAATGGATCACCTTGCCGTCGATCTCGCGATCGACCAGATCCAGCTCTTCTCCGATCGTGCGTCCCGACGCGGTGATGCACTCTTCATGAATCAACCCGGCCTTTCGCAACTCGCGCATCACGACCGGCACGCCCCCCGCCTCGAAAAGATCCTTCGCGACGTAATCCCCGCCCGGCCGAAGGTTCACGAAATAGGGCGTGTCGCGGAAGATGTCGCAGACATCAAACAGGTCGAAGGTCAGCCCCGCCTCATGCGCGATCGCGGGCAGATGCAGCCCGGCATTGGTCGACCCGCCGGTGCAGGCCACGACGCGGGCGGCGTTTTCCAGCGACTTCAGCGTGACCACGTCCCGGGCGCGGATGTTTCGCTCGATCAGGGTCATCACGGCCTCGCCCGACGCAAGCCCGTATTGGTCGCGGCTTTCATAGGGCGCGGGCGCGCCCGAACTGTTCATCAGCGCCAGCCCGATCGCCTCCGAGACGCACGCCATCGTGTTAGCGGTATATTGCCCGCCACAGGCACCCGCAGACGGGCATGCGACGCGCTCGAGGATCTCCAGCTCGGCGTCGGACATGTTGCCCGCCGCATGCTGACCGACCGCCTCGAAGACATCCTGCACGACGACGTCCTTGCCGTTCAGCTTGCCCGGCAGAATCGAACCGCCGTAGATGAAGACCGAAGGCACATTGAGCCGCACCATTGCCATCATCATGCCGGGCAGGGACTTGTCGCAACCGGCCAGTCCCACCAGCGCGTCGTAGCAATGGCCGCGCATCGTCAACTCGACCGTATCCGCGATCCAGTCCCGCGAGGCGAGCGAACTGCGCATCCCCTCATGTCCCATCGCGATCCCGTCGGTCACCGTGATCGTGGTGAATTCGCGCGGACAGCCGCCCCCCTTCTTGACGCCCTGCTTGACCGATTGCGCCTGACGGGCCAGCGCGATGTTGCAAGGCGCAGCCTCGTTCCAGCAGGTCGCGACACCGACCCAGGGCGAATGGATCTCGGCCTCGGAGATGCCCATTGCGTAGAAATAGGAGCGGTGCGGCGCGCGCGACGGACCTTCGGTCACATGGCGACTGGGAAGTCGCGACTTGTCGAAACGATCGTTCTTCAAGGCTCTCTCCTCCGACAGCACATTGGTAGGGCCTGCAGGGCCAAGGGGGCAAGGGCCGTGCGGGAATCCTTCGAACCTTGCCTTTCGCCTTTCAGTCCACGGCCTGGCTCAGCCTTGCCGCCATGATCAGATCATTCAGCGTCACGCCTTTGGCCGAATGCGTGGTGAACGTGATTCGCGCCCAGCCCCAGCCAAAGGCGATATCGGGATGATGCCGCGCCTCCTCGGCCTGCCATGCCGCGAGATTGGCCAGTTGGGCGGCCTGGCGGAATGTCTTGAAATGCCATTCGCGCTCGATCGCGTTGCCATCGGCAACGAGGTTCCATCCAGGAAGCGTCTCGAGCTGCTGCCGTATTTCCTCCTCTCCGATCACGGACGCACCGTCGATGATCGTTTCATCCGCCAATCCGGCCATTTCATCCTCTCCTCACAAGATCGGCGCGGCTAGCGCCAGCAGGTTGTTTCTCAGCCGCCGCCACAGGGACCAGCCGCGAAGCTCGCTGATGGTGATCAGTTCGGCCTCGGCCATGTAACCCTTCTGCCGATCATCAAGCTGGCGGGTCAGGTCGGAATCGACGAAGAGCATGTTCATTTCATAGTTCAGCTCGAAGCTGCGCCGATCCATGTTGGCGCTGCCCAGCATGACCATGCGCCCATCGGCGGTCAGTATCTTCGAGTGCAGCAATCCGCCGTGATAGAGCATCAGCTTCACCCCGGCCGAGACGAGCCCATAGTAGAAGCCTTCCGACGTAGCCTGTACCACCAGGGAATCGTTGCGGGCCGGAAGGATCATCGTGACCTCCACCCCACGCCGCGCGGCCGTCCTGATCGCCGCATCAAGCGAACTGTCCGGGACGTAATAGGGGGTGGTGATGACCAGTCTTTCACGCGCCGCGTGGATCATCGTCACCATGCAGTCCGAAAGCGAACCCTGTCGGTCATCCGGTCCGGTCGCGACGACCTGGGCGATCGCCTTGGTCCGAAGGTCGGGGGGCGCGTATTCCAGCATCTCGCCCAGATCCTCGCCCGAATAGCTCATCCAGTCCTGCAGGAAGACCGCCTGCATCTGGCGCACGACAGGGCCTTCGATCCGCAGGAAGACGTCGATCCAGGGGGCGTAACGCGGTTTGATCGCAAAGGCCCGATCGGCGCAGTTGCGGCTGCCGGTAAAGCCCAGCTCATGGTCGATGACGACGATCTTGCGGTGATTGCGCAGATCCATCCGGCGAAACAGGCTGCCGATGACCGGAAGGCCCAGCGGCAGAGCCTCGACACAGACGACACCCGCCTCGCGCATCTTCGACCAGGCCTCGGATCGGCCGAAGGCGCGCGAACCGAAGGCATCGATCACCGCGCGAACCTTGACCCCGCGAACTGCGGCGCGGATCGCGGCCTCGGCAACCGAACGGCCCGAAGGGTCATCAAGCCAGATGTAGAACAGGATATGGACGTGGTCGCGCGCCTCATCGATCGCGCTGACCAGATCGGCGATTGCCCCGTCATCCTCGGCCAGAAGCTCGGCGCGATTGCCCGTGACCGCGCCAAAACCCGTGGTCGCCCGATTCGCGGCGATGATCGGGGCCGCGAATTCGGGCGGCTGCCTGACCTGCGCAGGGCTTGGCCGCCAAAGCCCCGAAAGCCTGCTGCGTACATTCACCATGTGCTCGACCTCGGCCCCGCGCATGCGAATCTCGCCGAAAAGCACATAGGCAAGGATGCCGACAAGCGGCACGAGCTCGATCACGAGGATCCAGGATAGCCGGACCGTCGGTTCCAATCGGGGACGCAAAAGCACCCGCACGGACACGGCGAGCGCAATTGCATAGTGAATGAACACAAACATCTGGGTCCACATTGCGGCATCAAAGCCCGACCCGCGCGGAATTGCAATTCCGCCTCCGTTTGCCTAAGTGGTCGGCTGAATGCAGCGCAAGGGGCTTCTCGGATGAACTGGATCACCAACTACGTGCGTCCGCGCATCAATTCGCTGTTCTCGCGCCGCGAAGTGCCCGAGAACCTGTGGACCAAATGCCCGGAATGCGGAAATATGCTTTTCCACCGGGAACTTGCCGACAACCTGAATGTTTGCACGAACTGCGACCATCATCTTGCGATCACGCCCCGCGCGCGCTTTGCCGCATTGTTCGATGGCGGCGCCTTCAATGAGGTGAAGGTGCCCGAGCCGGTCGCGGACCCGCTGCAGTTCCGCGACCAGAAGAAATATCCCGACCGGATGAAGGCCGCGCAGAAATCGACCGGTGAGAAAGACGCCATGCTGGTCGCCGAGGGCGAGATGGGTCGCACCCCGATCGTGGCCGCCGCCCAGGACTTTTCCTTCATGGGCGGCTCGATGGGCATGTATGTCGGCAATGCGATCATCGCCGCTGCCGAGCGTGCGGTGAAGCTCAAGCGCCCGCTGGTGCTGTTCTCGGCCGCGGGCGGCGCGCGGATGCAGGAAGGCATCCTGTCCCTGATGCAGATGCCGCGCACCACGGTCGCGGTGCAGATGCTCAAGGAAGCCAAGCTGCCTTATATCGTCGTGCTGACACATCCGACGACCGGCGGCGTCACGGCGAGCTATGCGATGCTGGGCGATATCCAGATCGCCGAGCCGAATGCCCTGATCTGCTTCGCCGGTCCCCGCGTCATCGAACAGACCATCCGCGAGAAACTGCCCGAGGGCTTCCAGCGCGCCGAATATCTGCTGGAGCATGGCATGCTCGACCGCGTGACCCATCGCAAGAAGATGCGCGAAGAGCTGATCTCGATCCTGCGCATCGTGATGCGCCAACCCGCGCCGATCGCGGCCGACCTGCCCGCGCCGGGCAGCATCGCCATGGCTCTGCCCGAAACCGAGTCGGAAGCCGCGCCCGAGGCTCCGCCCGCCGCGCCGGCCGAAACGAAATCATCCTGATCCGGGGCACGACATGTCGATGACCAATTCCGATGCCATCCTAGCCCGGCTGATGCAATTGCATCCGAAAGTCATCGACCTGTCCCTGGACCGGATGGAGCGCATCCTGGCCGCGCTGGGAAATCCGGAACGCCGCATCCCGCCGGTCATTCACGTCGCGGGCACCAATGGCAAGGGCTCGACCCAGGCCATGATCCGCGCCGGGCTCGAGGCGGCGGGGAAGAAAGTCCACGCCTATACCTCACCGCATCTCGCGCATTTTCACGAACGCATCCGGCTCGCAGGAGAGTTGATCAGCGAACCCGACCTCGCCGCGACACTCGAGGAATGCGAGACGGCGAATGGCGGCGAGCCGATCACCTATTTCGAGATCACGACCGCGGCGGCATTCCTCGCATTCTCGCGCATCGAGGCAGACTACACGCTTCTGGAAGTCGGGCTTGGCGGACGGCTGGATGCGACCAATGTCGTCGATCAGCCCGTTCTGACCGTCATCACCCCGGTCAGCATCGACCATACCCAATTCCTGGGTGAGACGCTGACCGAAATCGCCGGCGAAAAGGCCGGGATCATCAAGCGTGGCGTGCCCTGCATCGTCGCGCCGCAGGAACCCGAGGGCCGCGAGGTCATCGAGGCGCGGGCCGAGGCGCTGGCCGCCCCCCTGCGCATCGCGCGACAGGACTGGGACAGCTACAGCGAACATGGGCGGCTGGTCTATTTCGACGAACGCGGTCTTCTTGACTTGCCGCTTCCGAACCTGCCCGGCCCACATCAGATCATCAATGCGGGGACTGCCATCGCGGCTCTGCGCGAACTGGGTTACGCAAACACCGAAGCCGAGGCCGCCGTGACGCGCGCCGAATGGCCCGCCCGGATGCAGCGCCTGGCACGCGGCCCGCTGGTTGAGGCTGCGGGGGATTGCGAACTGTGGCTGGATGGCGGCCACAATCCCGCCGGGGGCGAGGCCGTCGCGGCGACGTTGGCATCCATGCCCGGCCGTCCCACCCATCTGATCTGCGGCATGCTGAACACCAAGGATGTCGAGGGCTACATGCGCCCGCTTGCCCAGCATGTCCGCAGCCTGATCGCAGTACCGATCCCTGGCGCCGAGGCCACGCTGCCGGCAGAGGCAACCGAATGCGCCGCGATGAATTGCGGCATCGCCGCGACGACGGCGCCGGACACGCTGGACGCGGTCCGCCGCATCTCGCTCGAGGAACCGGGGGCGAGGATCTTGATCTGTGGCTCGCTTTATCTCGCCGGCGAGGTTCTGAGGGATAACGGCTAAGACGCAGCCTCAGCCCCTGCCCCAATCGGCATCGCGCATCTCGTGCAGACGGCTGGCGGTGCGTTCGAACTCGAATGCGCCTTCGCCCTCGGCGTAAAGCCGTTCCGGATTGTCTGCCGCACTGGCGATCAGGCGCACCTTGGCTTCGTAAAGTGCATCGATCAGGGTCACGAAGCGCTTGGCCTCGTTGTAGTTCGACTGGCTCAGCCGCGGAATCGAATCGATGAACAACAGATCCAGCGCCTCGGCCATGGCAAGGTAGTCGGCCGGGCCAAGCGGCTTGCCGCAAAGCTCCCA
This window encodes:
- the ilvD gene encoding dihydroxy-acid dehydratase, giving the protein MKNDRFDKSRLPSRHVTEGPSRAPHRSYFYAMGISEAEIHSPWVGVATCWNEAAPCNIALARQAQSVKQGVKKGGGCPREFTTITVTDGIAMGHEGMRSSLASRDWIADTVELTMRGHCYDALVGLAGCDKSLPGMMMAMVRLNVPSVFIYGGSILPGKLNGKDVVVQDVFEAVGQHAAGNMSDAELEILERVACPSAGACGGQYTANTMACVSEAIGLALMNSSGAPAPYESRDQYGLASGEAVMTLIERNIRARDVVTLKSLENAARVVACTGGSTNAGLHLPAIAHEAGLTFDLFDVCDIFRDTPYFVNLRPGGDYVAKDLFEAGGVPVVMRELRKAGLIHEECITASGRTIGEELDLVDREIDGKVIHSVANPLSKTGGVVGLKGNLAPDGAIVKVAGMPPEAQVFTGPARVFECEEDAFAAVTRRDYREGDVIVIRNEGPAGGPGMREMLATTAALSGQGMGKKVALITDGRFSGATRGFCVGHVGPEAAHGGPIAFLRDGDMITIDAPKGEISVALPEDELARRRADWTGPRMTDYASGALWKYSKLVGKARFGAVTHPGAAEETHVYMDQ
- a CDS encoding GNAT family N-acetyltransferase, translating into MIPSDVALSFAFEATWPAAETVDTGALRSGRGLGAGGRVSSSIALRPDWDEAQIGAAEDVHRRWGQRPMFRLPDCDEDLRGALMRRGYQRETPTAILAAECAALVADLPEMTAIAVWPPLAIQRDLWAAGNIGPARQAVMDRVPGPRTSIIGRIDDRAAGAAFVALAGSVAMIHGIEVASQFRRRGLAGWMIRKAARWAQENGATRLGLAVSRSNAGARAVYDRLGFHELGSYAYWARD
- a CDS encoding bifunctional folylpolyglutamate synthase/dihydrofolate synthase, which codes for MSMTNSDAILARLMQLHPKVIDLSLDRMERILAALGNPERRIPPVIHVAGTNGKGSTQAMIRAGLEAAGKKVHAYTSPHLAHFHERIRLAGELISEPDLAATLEECETANGGEPITYFEITTAAAFLAFSRIEADYTLLEVGLGGRLDATNVVDQPVLTVITPVSIDHTQFLGETLTEIAGEKAGIIKRGVPCIVAPQEPEGREVIEARAEALAAPLRIARQDWDSYSEHGRLVYFDERGLLDLPLPNLPGPHQIINAGTAIAALRELGYANTEAEAAVTRAEWPARMQRLARGPLVEAAGDCELWLDGGHNPAGGEAVAATLASMPGRPTHLICGMLNTKDVEGYMRPLAQHVRSLIAVPIPGAEATLPAEATECAAMNCGIAATTAPDTLDAVRRISLEEPGARILICGSLYLAGEVLRDNG
- the accD gene encoding acetyl-CoA carboxylase, carboxyltransferase subunit beta; this encodes MNWITNYVRPRINSLFSRREVPENLWTKCPECGNMLFHRELADNLNVCTNCDHHLAITPRARFAALFDGGAFNEVKVPEPVADPLQFRDQKKYPDRMKAAQKSTGEKDAMLVAEGEMGRTPIVAAAQDFSFMGGSMGMYVGNAIIAAAERAVKLKRPLVLFSAAGGARMQEGILSLMQMPRTTVAVQMLKEAKLPYIVVLTHPTTGGVTASYAMLGDIQIAEPNALICFAGPRVIEQTIREKLPEGFQRAEYLLEHGMLDRVTHRKKMREELISILRIVMRQPAPIAADLPAPGSIAMALPETESEAAPEAPPAAPAETKSS
- a CDS encoding DUF6478 family protein → MMAVRPSKWLDRKTRQRALRQWAEIAEEVEFMAPPRIRRLTQEAHLLRASLNRFFMRGDRKAAVSRVALDALHLPGGTDWRWRPGFMAGQISPRGIAAPAPGTRLGDRAALWHDCPEPSMVLEQLPSPRATDLSPYCMRLEVFSFAGNFLSVSIDLPTEALDGLTRNHILRLEVSALIERPMKIYSRLNIGHGPNTDELVKEFGTIEPGLASQQVIEFDLAYTEMNEKRLEKIWLDLIFDSPAMNAVEIRELFISRHLRAEF
- the cls gene encoding cardiolipin synthase, whose protein sequence is MFVFIHYAIALAVSVRVLLRPRLEPTVRLSWILVIELVPLVGILAYVLFGEIRMRGAEVEHMVNVRSRLSGLWRPSPAQVRQPPEFAAPIIAANRATTGFGAVTGNRAELLAEDDGAIADLVSAIDEARDHVHILFYIWLDDPSGRSVAEAAIRAAVRGVKVRAVIDAFGSRAFGRSEAWSKMREAGVVCVEALPLGLPVIGSLFRRMDLRNHRKIVVIDHELGFTGSRNCADRAFAIKPRYAPWIDVFLRIEGPVVRQMQAVFLQDWMSYSGEDLGEMLEYAPPDLRTKAIAQVVATGPDDRQGSLSDCMVTMIHAARERLVITTPYYVPDSSLDAAIRTAARRGVEVTMILPARNDSLVVQATSEGFYYGLVSAGVKLMLYHGGLLHSKILTADGRMVMLGSANMDRRSFELNYEMNMLFVDSDLTRQLDDRQKGYMAEAELITISELRGWSLWRRLRNNLLALAAPIL
- a CDS encoding 4a-hydroxytetrahydrobiopterin dehydratase; its protein translation is MAGLADETIIDGASVIGEEEIRQQLETLPGWNLVADGNAIEREWHFKTFRQAAQLANLAAWQAEEARHHPDIAFGWGWARITFTTHSAKGVTLNDLIMAARLSQAVD
- a CDS encoding LacI family DNA-binding transcriptional regulator, with protein sequence MNTKRPRRPLTLRDVSEASGVSEMTVSRVLRNRGDVSAATREKVLTAARTLGYVPNKIAGGLASQRVNLVAVVIPSLSNMVFPDVLGGISAELDDTGLQPVIGVTHYSPSREDAVLYDMLSWRPSGVILAGLEHSKVARAMLDNAGLPVVEIMDIDGDPIDTAVGISHRRAGADMAAEILKAGYRRIGFIGTHMPEDHRARKRLAGFEDHLAEAGLSLSAREYYQGGSSLQKGRELTERILTREPELDFLYFSNDMIGAGGLLWCLEQGYDIPGKLGLAGFNAVDLLDGLPMRLATTDARRIEIGRRAARIVAGKEAAPENGIVALTPTFRSGDTIRKL
- a CDS encoding competence/damage-inducible protein A, which produces MHSDNPTAAILVIGDEILSGRTREGNAHHLAGVLSATGFDLREIRVVSDDNAQIVAAIRALDKSLGGAYDLLFTSGGIGPTHDDITADAVAEAHGTTVEIHPEARAILQARCERMGTELTENRLRMARVPVGAKLIDNAVSGAPGFSIGNTHVMAGVPEVFRGMVAWLVPQLPGGRPVKSDTIEVRRGESDVAEELKAVAEDFPDLSLGSYPFQDPTGWGTNLVVRGLDMVRVTEAMAALKQRLDL
- the map gene encoding type I methionyl aminopeptidase — translated: MNDARQTREGIRIHEPQDFEGMRAAGRLAAQILDEVGPLVQPGATTGALDDFIRNRVEELGCTSATIGYRGYQHASCISVNHVVCHGIPGEKLLSEGDILNIDVTVIQDGWFGDSSRMYVAGRPSVKSKRLIQVTHDSLMKGIEAVRPGATFGDIGHAIQSYVEANRMSVVRDFCGHGLGRVFHAPPNVLHFGRPGKGPVLEEGMFFTIEPMVNLGRPETKILADDWTAVTRDKSLSAQFEHSIGVTADGCEIFTLSPGGLFYPDFD